From a region of the Sander lucioperca isolate FBNREF2018 chromosome 8, SLUC_FBN_1.2, whole genome shotgun sequence genome:
- the LOC116045789 gene encoding filamin A-interacting protein 1-like, whose protein sequence is MTAPSMLSEVELLRRRVVEMEGKDEELIRMWDQCRDLDCKLARETSHCRSLKVEVDTLNGRINELDRIEEALGKSKQDCSILMGSLEREREVSKMLYGELDTLKVRVRELEAVEGQLEKSEAVIRQDLAKLRSLTVALVEDRKNMAERLQQAEEKLNRKEGKRNEQSNLTTITERLREERHQALRSKADLEEKIKGIAKEKHELQDRLKTEQERSGELQSKITIMRKRLQILENRKEKEEKYTHSSYPNNANHQCQAGDNKVKELTRELDRLQKRLQDKEVLEGELMKVEEDFESLQKRFKDEQKRSQALTEELEVAKRELSRYEQAEKQEVNQEHLLLCRLQKEQVKSRLLGREVDTLKEKLQKLMGTEESICRVQADHSTLQRKLTQQEASNRELAREMKELSSELDRQRLIKNLTPGANRQHFSDLRQTTKEVQTEPTGRLPPDYSNKLDEENEDEDPNQNTEIINRSSLVNNLNSLNCANNNICQYSSHSANSVDMHQTVNGEVMMLTHTPGQPLHIKVTPHHMLNTATLEISSPTGDATTSYTSTAVIPTSGASPKQRITIIQNSALSAVNTKTPPSSPDRTVSPLNSTSISRVLSPNSSRSATPDHSNSPIQIVTVRTCSPEPTEAANQTVFCKTTVRQNSWQHQRSKSTDTGPSIIATEDNKIHIHVGSPYIQSLNSMAHSIPQPVGPYYLRHEQRTQVLANDYHVKGVGKITSSITISPATSSTSHSPNRIVSGLCD, encoded by the coding sequence ATGACAGCCCCAAGCATGCTGTCAGAGGTCGAGTTACTGAGGAGAAGGGTCGTGGAAATGGAGGGAAAGGACGAGGAGCTGATACGCATGTGGGACCAGTGTCGAGACCTGGACTGCAAACTGGCGAGGGAGACAAGCCACTGTCGTAGCTTGAAAGTTGAGGTGGATACACTCAATGGCAGAATCAATGAATTGGACAGGATAGAGGAAGCTTTAGGTAAGAGCAAACAAGACTGCAGTATTTTGATGGGCAGCttggagcgagagagagaggttagCAAGATGCTGTATGGTGAGCTTGACACTCTgaaagtgagagtgagagagctgGAGGCCGTTGAGGGCCAACTGGAAAAGAGTGAGGCGGTGATTAGGCAGGACCTGGCCAAGCTCAGGTCACTGACTGTAGCTTTGGTGGAGGACAGAAAGAACATGGCCGAGAGGCTCCAACAGGCTGAGGAAAAACTCAACAGGAAGGAGGGCAAAAGAAATGAGCAAAGTAATTTGACAACAATAACAGAAAGACTAAGAGAGGAGAGGCACCAGGCACTGAGGTCTAAGGCAGATTTAGAGGAAAAGATTAAAGGCATAGCAAAGGAAAAACATGAGCTCCAAGACAGACTAAAAACAGAGCAGGAGAGGAGCGGAGAGCTACAGAGTAAAATAACCATCATGAGAAAAAGGTTACAAATCTtggaaaacaggaaagaaaaagaggagaagTACACACACAGCTCTTATCCAAACAACGCTAACCATCAGTGCCAAGCAGGGGACAACAAAGTCAAGGAATTGACCCGGGAGCTAGATAGGTTGCAAAAGAGACTACAGGACAAGGAGGTGTTGGAGGGAGAACTGATGAAGGTGGAAGAGGACTTTGAGTCCCTGCAAAAGAGGTTCAAAGATGAGCAGAAGCGGTCCCAGGCACTAACAGAAGAGCTAGAAGTGGCAAAGAGAGAGCTTTCCAGGTACGAGCAGGCAGAGAAGCAGGAGGTCAACCAGGAACATCTTCTCCTTTGCCGTCTTCAGAAGGAGCAGGTTAAGTCCAGACTATTAGGCAGAGAGGTAGACACCCTGAAGGAGAAACTCCAGAAGCTGATGGGGACTGAGGAGTCCATCTGCAGGGTTCAGGCGGATCACTCCACGCTGCAGAGGAAACTGACCCAGCAGGAAGCCAGTAACAGAGAGCTGGCCAGAGAGATGAAGGAACTGAGTAGTGAGCTAGACAGGCAGAGACTAATAAAAAATCTTACACCTGGTGCTAACAGACAACACTTCTCAGACCTCCGTCAGACCACCAAAGAGGTTCAGACTGAGCCAACAGGCCGCCTGCCGCCTGACTACAGCAATAAACTAGATGAAGAAAACGAGGATGAGGACCCAAACCAAAACACAGAAATCATAAACAGAAGCTCTCTTGTCAACAACCTTAATAGCTTGAACTGTGCAAATAACAACATATGCCAATATAGCAGCCATTCAGCCAATAGCGTAGATATGCACCAAACGGTTAATGGAGAGGTGATGatgttaacacacacaccagggcAGCCCTTGCACATCAAAGTAACGCCACATCATATGCTCAACACAGCCACACTCGAGATTAGCAGCCCCACTGGAGACGCAACTACATCCTACACTAGCACAGCTGTCATTCCAACAAGCGGAGCCTCACCTAAACAGAGAATAACCATCATCCAGAATTCAGCTCTGTCCGCAGTTAATACCAAAACCCCACCGTCGAGCCCTGACCGCACCGTCTCCCCACTTAACAGTACATCAATCTCTCGGGTGTTAAGTCCAAATTCATCACGCTCAGCGACACCCGATCACAGCAACTCCCCCATTCAGATCGTAACAGTCAGGACCTGTTCTCCAGAGCCAACGGAGGCTGCAAATCAGACCGTCTTCTGCAAGACAACGGTGCGGCAGAATAGCTGGCAACATCAGAGGTCCAAGAGCACCGACACAGGCCCAAGTATCATCGCCACAGAGGATAACAAGATTCATATCCATGTGGGGAGCCCATATATCCAGTCTCTTAATAGTATGGCCCACAGCATCCCACAGCCTGTTGGGCCATACTATCTCCGACATGAGCAAAGGACTCAAGTGCTCGCCAATGACTATCATGTCAAAGGTGTTGGCAAGATTACAAGTAGCATCACTATATCCCCAGCTACCTCCTCAACTTCACATTCTCCAAATAGAATAGTGAGTGGCCTTTGTGATTAG